One Castanea sativa cultivar Marrone di Chiusa Pesio chromosome 4, ASM4071231v1 DNA window includes the following coding sequences:
- the LOC142631272 gene encoding non-specific lipid-transfer protein 2, translated as MKASYIAVVCTLLVLLLAKTQVIMAVTCNPTQLSPCVSAITSASPPSTLCCSKIKEQKPCLCQYLKNPNLKKFVNSPNARKVANTCGTPFPKC; from the coding sequence ATGAAGGCATCATACATTGCAGTAGTGTGCACTCTGCTGGTGCTGCTCCTAGCTAAAACACAAGTAATAATGGCAGTAACATGCAATCCAACACAGCTGAGCCCTTGTGTGAGTGCAATCACATCTGCAAGTCCCCCATCTACACTGTGCTGCAGTAAGATCAAGGAACAGAAACCCTGCCTCTGCCAGTACCTCAAGAACCCCAACCTCAAAAAGTTTGTCAACTCCCCCAATGCCAGGAAAGTTGCAAACACTTGTGGAACTCCCTTTCCCAAGTGCTAG